A genomic window from Candidatus Andeanibacterium colombiense includes:
- a CDS encoding HWE histidine kinase domain-containing protein produces the protein MNMEDLYRLLRTSHVQAQGIVDTIGDPLLVLDEALCVQSASRSFFETFKVNRFETIGRPIYDLGDGQWNIPELRKLLLEVVPKTTAVVDYMVEHDFPGIGLRKMLLTARTLHHPDTGSHAMLLVINDATDQFRKEAAKDMLFGELHHRMKNVLGLAQSLARQTTTEGRSAEQFRDDFLGRFGALIDAQELAYSAQEKTTLSALLERILAPHRGNPDAVVLVPGASVDLTPGMVTSLSLIFHELATNAAKYGALSEAGGQVRICWEVEDAQSRLRISWAENGGPPVAAPKAEGYGTKLIQSAATYNLGGRVVQEFAADGLNTEIVIPLGAASPADHA, from the coding sequence ATGAACATGGAGGACCTCTACCGGCTGCTGCGCACCAGCCATGTTCAGGCGCAGGGCATCGTCGACACCATCGGCGATCCGTTGCTGGTGCTCGACGAGGCGCTCTGCGTGCAAAGCGCCAGCCGTTCGTTCTTCGAGACCTTCAAGGTCAATCGCTTCGAAACGATCGGCCGGCCCATCTACGATCTGGGCGACGGCCAGTGGAATATTCCCGAGCTGCGCAAGTTGCTGCTGGAGGTGGTTCCCAAAACCACCGCGGTGGTCGACTATATGGTCGAACATGACTTCCCCGGAATCGGCCTCCGCAAGATGCTTTTGACTGCCCGCACATTGCATCACCCGGACACGGGCAGTCATGCGATGCTGCTGGTGATCAACGACGCGACAGACCAGTTCCGCAAGGAAGCGGCGAAGGACATGCTGTTCGGCGAACTCCATCACCGGATGAAGAACGTGCTTGGCCTGGCGCAGTCGCTGGCGCGGCAGACCACCACCGAAGGGCGCTCGGCGGAGCAGTTCCGCGACGACTTTCTCGGACGCTTCGGGGCGTTGATCGACGCGCAGGAGCTTGCCTATTCCGCGCAGGAAAAGACGACCCTTTCGGCATTGCTCGAGCGGATCCTCGCACCGCATCGCGGCAATCCCGACGCCGTCGTACTTGTCCCCGGTGCGTCGGTCGATCTGACCCCGGGCATGGTGACATCGCTCAGCCTGATCTTTCACGAACTGGCGACAAACGCCGCCAAATATGGCGCGCTTTCCGAAGCCGGGGGGCAGGTCAGGATCTGCTGGGAAGTCGAGGACGCGCAAAGCCGGCTTCGCATCTCCTGGGCCGAAAACGGCGGGCCGCCGGTGGCCGCCCCCAAGGCCGAAGGGTATGGAACCAAGCTTATTCAATCCGCCGCCACCTACAATCTTGGCGGCCGGGTCGTACAGGAATTCGCGGCTGACGGCCTGAATACGGAAATCGTGATTCCGCTGGGGGCGGCTTCGCCTGCGGACCATGCCTAG
- a CDS encoding response regulator, with amino-acid sequence MPRTVLVVEDEFLIAMDLQAMLERSGWQVMGPAPTVAMALDLLESGLPTIALLDINLGNELVTRVAETLKASGVPFAVASAYEKPEQVCGEILAGVLNAGKPTNERRLLSVLEQLTAA; translated from the coding sequence ATGCCTAGAACCGTCCTGGTCGTCGAAGACGAATTCCTGATCGCGATGGACTTGCAAGCCATGCTCGAACGCTCGGGCTGGCAAGTGATGGGTCCGGCTCCGACTGTCGCCATGGCGCTCGACCTTCTGGAGAGCGGTTTGCCCACGATCGCGCTGCTCGATATCAACCTGGGCAACGAGCTGGTCACGCGGGTCGCGGAAACCCTGAAGGCGAGCGGAGTGCCGTTCGCGGTGGCGAGCGCCTACGAAAAGCCGGAGCAGGTCTGCGGCGAAATTCTCGCCGGGGTGCTCAACGCGGGCAAGCCGACGAACGAACGCCGCCTGTTGTCCGTCCTGGAGCAGCTCACGGCGGCATGA
- a CDS encoding NAD(P)/FAD-dependent oxidoreductase → MTRKYDAVIIGGGHNGLVCAFYLAQAGLKVRILERRDVIGGAAVTEEFHPGFRNSVASYTVSLLQPKVIADMKLADHGYRVIERPISNFLPQEDGRYLKLGGGLARTQEEFRKFSAKDAETLPEYYEALETVAEVLRGLALKAPPNLGEGFRTLIDGALQGRGLAKLSLPQKRDVLDLFTKSARSFLDSWFESEAVKAAFGFDAVVGNYASPDTPSSAYVLLHHVFGEVNGKKGAWGHSVGGMGTITQIMAKVCAQAGVEITLEAPVAQVLVDGGKAVGVKLESGEEIAATRVIANVGPKLLYGKLISETDQGAEFTRRMKGFKAGSGTFRMNVALSELPKFTCLPEPGEHHQSGIILAPTLDYMDEAFLDAKRYGWSKKPIVEMLIPSTVDDSLAPPGQHVASLFCQQFAPELPDGRDWDAEEGKAADTIIDTVEAYAPGFRASVLGRQVLSPKGLERKFGLAGGDIMHGNMSLDQLWSARPVLGHGSYRGPIKGLYMCGAGAHPGGGVTGAPGHNAAKVIIADKGGYGRFQTAD, encoded by the coding sequence ATGACCCGGAAATATGACGCAGTGATCATCGGCGGCGGCCACAACGGCCTTGTCTGCGCCTTCTACCTCGCGCAGGCCGGGCTGAAGGTCCGCATCCTCGAACGGCGCGACGTGATCGGCGGCGCGGCGGTGACCGAGGAATTCCACCCCGGCTTCCGCAATTCGGTCGCGAGCTACACGGTCAGCCTGCTTCAGCCCAAGGTGATCGCGGATATGAAGCTGGCCGATCACGGCTATCGTGTGATCGAACGGCCGATCTCGAACTTCCTCCCGCAGGAAGACGGGCGCTACCTCAAGCTCGGCGGCGGTCTCGCCCGCACGCAGGAGGAATTCCGCAAGTTCTCGGCCAAGGATGCCGAGACGCTGCCGGAGTATTACGAGGCGCTCGAAACCGTGGCCGAAGTGCTGCGCGGCCTCGCGCTGAAGGCGCCGCCAAATCTCGGCGAAGGTTTCCGCACGCTGATCGACGGCGCGCTGCAGGGCCGGGGGTTGGCGAAGCTCTCGCTGCCGCAGAAGCGCGACGTGCTCGACCTGTTCACCAAGTCGGCGCGCAGCTTCCTTGACAGCTGGTTCGAAAGCGAAGCGGTCAAGGCGGCCTTCGGCTTCGACGCGGTGGTCGGGAATTACGCCTCGCCCGACACGCCCAGCAGCGCCTATGTGCTGCTGCACCACGTGTTCGGCGAAGTGAACGGCAAGAAGGGCGCCTGGGGCCACTCGGTCGGCGGGATGGGCACGATCACCCAGATCATGGCCAAGGTCTGCGCGCAGGCAGGGGTCGAGATCACGCTCGAGGCGCCGGTCGCGCAGGTGCTGGTCGATGGCGGCAAGGCGGTCGGGGTGAAGCTAGAAAGCGGCGAGGAGATCGCCGCCACCCGCGTGATCGCGAATGTCGGACCCAAGCTGCTCTACGGCAAACTCATCTCCGAAACCGATCAGGGCGCCGAATTCACCCGCCGGATGAAGGGCTTCAAGGCGGGATCGGGCACCTTCCGGATGAATGTCGCGCTCAGCGAACTGCCGAAGTTCACCTGCCTCCCCGAGCCGGGCGAGCACCACCAATCGGGCATCATCCTCGCGCCGACGCTCGATTACATGGACGAGGCGTTCCTCGACGCGAAGCGTTACGGCTGGTCGAAGAAGCCGATCGTCGAGATGCTGATCCCCTCCACGGTCGATGACAGCCTCGCCCCTCCGGGTCAGCACGTCGCGAGCCTGTTCTGCCAGCAATTCGCGCCCGAACTGCCCGATGGGCGCGACTGGGATGCCGAGGAAGGCAAGGCCGCCGACACGATCATCGATACGGTCGAAGCCTACGCCCCAGGCTTCCGCGCCTCGGTTCTCGGGCGCCAGGTGCTCAGTCCGAAGGGGCTGGAGCGCAAGTTCGGCCTGGCTGGCGGCGACATCATGCACGGCAACATGAGCCTCGACCAATTGTGGAGCGCCCGCCCGGTGCTTGGCCACGGCTCATACCGCGGGCCCATAAAAGGGCTCTACATGTGCGGCGCGGGTGCCCACCCCGGCGGCGGCGTGACCGGCGCGCCGGGGCACAATGCGGCGAAGGTGATCATCGCGGATAAGGGGGGATACGGGCGGTTTCAGACCGCTGACTGA
- a CDS encoding aromatic ring-hydroxylating dioxygenase subunit alpha, translated as MATLLKSAGQNEDPLEGWSLPAWTYSDAEFFDAEKELVFAPSWQVVCHVNDIPEIGAWHTLEYLGESVIVVRGKDGAVRAFTNVCRHRGSRIVDGSSGCSKKLVCPYHAWTYELDGRLSGVPDSTSYPALEKSMQSLTPVSMEIWRGFIFVRLKDQGPSVASMMAPYESMIEPYRFEELNALGRVTMRPREVNWKNVGDNYSDGLHIPVAHPGLTRLFGKSYGIEAEDHVDRMWGDLIDEPSANWSERQYQNLLPPVPHLPEASQRHWLYFKLWPNVAFDIYPDQVDFMQWLPVSPTTCMIREISYVLDDERREMRAARYLNWRINRQVNAEDTELITRVQQGMQSRSFQVGPLSDKEVCLRQFCRKMRETIPQARETVPPAAGWSRA; from the coding sequence ATGGCAACTCTCCTCAAGTCGGCCGGACAGAACGAGGACCCGCTGGAAGGCTGGAGCCTGCCGGCATGGACCTATTCCGACGCGGAATTCTTCGATGCGGAAAAGGAACTGGTTTTCGCGCCGAGCTGGCAGGTGGTCTGCCATGTGAACGACATTCCCGAGATCGGCGCGTGGCACACGCTCGAATATCTCGGCGAAAGCGTGATCGTCGTGCGCGGCAAGGACGGCGCAGTGCGTGCTTTCACCAATGTCTGCCGCCACCGCGGCTCGCGGATCGTCGATGGATCGAGCGGCTGCTCGAAGAAGCTCGTCTGCCCCTATCACGCCTGGACCTATGAGCTCGACGGCCGCCTTAGCGGCGTGCCCGACAGCACCTCCTATCCCGCGCTCGAGAAGAGCATGCAGAGCCTCACTCCGGTGAGCATGGAGATCTGGCGCGGCTTCATCTTCGTTCGGTTGAAAGATCAGGGCCCTTCGGTCGCGAGCATGATGGCCCCCTACGAAAGCATGATCGAGCCCTACCGCTTCGAGGAATTGAACGCGCTCGGCCGGGTGACGATGCGCCCGCGCGAGGTGAACTGGAAGAACGTCGGCGACAATTACTCCGACGGGCTGCATATCCCGGTCGCGCATCCGGGCCTCACCCGCCTGTTCGGCAAGAGCTACGGGATCGAGGCCGAGGATCATGTCGATCGCATGTGGGGCGATCTGATCGACGAGCCTTCGGCCAATTGGTCCGAGCGCCAGTACCAGAACCTGCTCCCCCCGGTTCCGCATCTCCCGGAGGCGAGCCAGCGCCACTGGCTCTATTTCAAGCTCTGGCCGAACGTCGCCTTCGACATCTACCCCGATCAGGTCGATTTCATGCAATGGCTCCCGGTCAGCCCGACCACCTGCATGATCCGCGAGATCAGCTACGTGCTCGACGATGAGCGCAGGGAAATGCGCGCCGCGCGCTACCTCAACTGGCGGATCAACCGGCAGGTCAATGCCGAGGATACCGAGCTCATCACCCGCGTCCAGCAGGGCATGCAGTCGCGCAGTTTTCAGGTCGGGCCTTTGTCCGACAAGGAAGTCTGCCTGCGCCAGTTCTGCCGCAAGATGCGCGAAACGATACCCCAGGCGCGCGAGACCGTGCCGCCCGCAGCCGGATGGAGCCGCGCATGA
- a CDS encoding TetR family transcriptional regulator C-terminal domain-containing protein, with amino-acid sequence MTARQAFTRSAPDDRRQSLIEATARCLAERGAAGVSVRAICAEAGVSPGLLRHYFAGVSDAIAETYRWIGQTIGDALDAAVEQAGGDPRARLLAYLTASFLPPIASPDLLASYVAFWSLTRSDPAIAAVRAEVYGDFRFGLDALITAYRPDIADPRLPSVALTALIDGLWLELSLGQAPFTPEEAGLLAEKWLDALLG; translated from the coding sequence ATGACCGCCCGGCAAGCCTTCACGCGCAGCGCACCCGACGATCGGCGGCAGAGCCTGATCGAAGCGACCGCGCGCTGCCTCGCCGAACGCGGCGCCGCCGGGGTGTCGGTGCGCGCGATCTGCGCCGAGGCGGGCGTCTCCCCCGGGCTGCTGCGGCATTATTTCGCTGGCGTGTCCGATGCGATCGCCGAAACCTATCGCTGGATCGGGCAGACGATCGGCGATGCGCTCGACGCTGCGGTCGAGCAGGCGGGGGGCGATCCGCGCGCACGTTTGCTTGCCTATCTCACCGCCAGCTTCCTGCCGCCGATCGCCTCGCCCGACCTGCTCGCGAGCTATGTCGCGTTCTGGAGCCTGACCCGCAGCGACCCGGCAATCGCCGCGGTGCGGGCGGAAGTCTACGGCGATTTCCGCTTCGGGCTCGATGCGCTGATCACCGCCTATCGCCCCGACATCGCCGACCCGCGCTTGCCCTCGGTCGCGCTGACCGCGCTGATCGACGGATTATGGCTTGAACTGAGCCTGGGCCAGGCGCCGTTTACCCCTGAGGAAGCCGGACTGCTGGCGGAAAAATGGCTGGATGCCTTGCTGGGCTGA
- a CDS encoding amino acid permease has product MQQEQAGSGQKLGLIAAIALVVGNMIGSGVFLLPATLAPYGWNGVLAWFLTGSGALVLAYILSRLTRALPDAGGLSGFVDAAFGPIAAFLIGWIYLVSIWTAVVTIAVAAISHLSALFPFLSAGEFRPAIAAMVLLWILTALNLRGAKAAGHFQIVTTVLKVLPLIAVVVLAVLVLAKGEGSISPFDASSLHFGSVNAAAALTLWALVGFESASVAVAKVRNPEVNVPRATLWGTGLTALFYVLVCSAIALMLPPEVVAKSPAPFATFVQHFWSARPAELVTLFVVISCVGALNGWVLLQGEMPRAMAEKGILPRWLAQTDAGGTPVRALLVSAMIATLFVVMNGARSMQGLFEYMLLLSTSASLWVYLACSLAAFKLRIARPLAVLGAVYSLWTLWGAGIGVSGLSFLLMASGIPMLWWARRTSAAVEKIERASL; this is encoded by the coding sequence ATGCAGCAGGAACAGGCCGGGTCGGGCCAGAAACTCGGCCTGATCGCGGCGATCGCGCTGGTCGTCGGCAATATGATCGGCTCGGGCGTGTTCCTGCTCCCCGCCACCCTCGCGCCCTATGGCTGGAACGGGGTGCTCGCGTGGTTCCTGACCGGTTCGGGCGCCCTGGTGCTGGCCTATATCCTCTCGCGGCTGACCCGCGCGCTGCCGGATGCGGGCGGGCTTTCGGGTTTCGTCGACGCGGCGTTCGGGCCGATCGCGGCCTTCCTGATCGGGTGGATCTACCTTGTGTCGATCTGGACCGCGGTGGTCACCATCGCGGTCGCCGCGATCAGCCATTTGTCCGCGCTGTTTCCGTTCCTCTCGGCCGGCGAGTTTCGCCCGGCGATCGCGGCGATGGTGCTGTTGTGGATCCTGACCGCGCTGAATTTGCGCGGGGCGAAAGCCGCCGGGCATTTCCAGATCGTGACCACGGTGCTCAAGGTGCTGCCGCTGATCGCCGTGGTGGTGCTGGCGGTGCTGGTGCTCGCGAAAGGCGAGGGGAGCATTAGCCCGTTTGATGCTTCGTCGCTGCACTTCGGTTCGGTCAACGCGGCGGCGGCGTTGACTCTGTGGGCGCTGGTCGGGTTCGAAAGCGCCAGCGTCGCGGTGGCGAAGGTCAGGAACCCCGAGGTCAACGTGCCGCGTGCGACGCTGTGGGGCACGGGCCTGACCGCGTTGTTTTACGTGCTGGTATGCTCGGCGATCGCGCTGATGCTGCCGCCCGAAGTGGTCGCGAAATCGCCCGCGCCCTTCGCCACTTTCGTGCAGCATTTCTGGAGCGCGCGCCCGGCCGAGCTGGTGACCTTGTTCGTGGTGATCAGCTGTGTCGGCGCGCTCAACGGCTGGGTGCTGCTGCAGGGCGAGATGCCGCGCGCGATGGCGGAGAAGGGCATATTGCCGCGCTGGCTGGCGCAGACCGACGCCGGCGGCACGCCGGTGCGCGCGCTGCTGGTCTCGGCGATGATCGCGACATTGTTTGTGGTGATGAATGGTGCGCGCAGCATGCAGGGCCTGTTCGAATACATGCTGCTGCTGTCGACCTCGGCCAGCCTGTGGGTCTATCTCGCGTGCTCGCTCGCGGCGTTCAAGCTCAGGATCGCGCGCCCGCTGGCGGTGCTGGGAGCGGTCTATTCGCTGTGGACGCTGTGGGGCGCGGGGATCGGTGTGAGCGGCCTGAGCTTCCTGCTGATGGCCTCGGGAATTCCGATGCTGTGGTGGGCGCGGCGGACCTCGGCGGCGGTCGAGAAGATCGAGCGGGCCTCTCTCTGA
- a CDS encoding TonB-dependent receptor produces the protein MHASRFHTNRKTLAIALLAGSSLLAVTPASAQDKEPDDGAIIVTAQKREQNLQDVPASVTALGTKKLEDLQVNELADLVKFLPSVTIQTSSPGFSQVYFRGVSSGENANHSTSLPTVGTYLDEMPITTIQGALDIHAYDLARVEALAGPQGTLYGASSMAGTIKMVTNKPDMGSTYGAVDLELNQVQHGAMGGIAEGFLNLRLSDMAAARLVAWYRHDGGYIDNIPGCRTYPSSGIEQCNDAYAKKDYNDADTYGARLALGIDLDDSWTLRPTVMGQVQKVHGTFAQERSSAVTKDYQTVQYNYEYSHDNWVQAALTIEGKIGNWDLVATGGHLWRDDETFQDYSDYAFFYDSYYHSLDPTSGYLVYDNDGNQISPNQYIIGSDRYRKMFGELRVSSPADSPIRFIGGVFGQRQTHFITQHYIIDDLADDTEVPGTVDNIWLTAQKRVDRDLAAFGELSYDLTDKLTVTAGGRVYWYKNSLEGFFGFNNPGFSGNPQYLCQGPSTVDGAPCNNLDKDTSDTGFIHKLNATYKITPDVLVYATWSRGFRPGGINRRGSLAPYGPDTLDNYEIGWKTQFGPVTFNGAIFQEDWNHIQLSFLGANGLTEVRDAGIARIRGIEGDLTYHQGGLTLSASGSYNDAKITKDFCPVANPDFDCSPDIPLAPAGTQLPVTPKIKGTALARYEFPLGDSMKAHIQFAVSHTGKRRNDLRTLINPILGNLPAYTTADASFGIDFGDYRAELFATNLFGSKGVINSSTQCAETICGDVGDFAPGGGVFYDTLIKPRVVGVKVGANF, from the coding sequence ATGCACGCGTCGCGCTTCCATACCAATCGCAAAACCCTGGCTATCGCGCTGCTCGCCGGCAGTTCGCTGCTCGCGGTCACGCCCGCTTCCGCGCAGGACAAGGAACCCGATGACGGGGCGATCATCGTCACCGCCCAGAAACGCGAGCAGAATCTGCAGGATGTGCCCGCATCGGTCACCGCGCTGGGCACCAAGAAGCTCGAGGATCTGCAGGTCAACGAGTTGGCCGATCTGGTCAAATTCCTGCCCTCGGTCACGATCCAGACCTCCAGCCCCGGCTTCAGCCAGGTCTATTTCCGGGGCGTGTCGTCGGGCGAGAACGCCAACCACTCGACCTCGCTGCCGACCGTCGGCACCTATCTCGACGAAATGCCGATCACGACCATTCAGGGCGCGCTCGACATCCACGCCTACGACCTTGCGCGGGTCGAAGCGCTCGCCGGGCCGCAGGGCACGCTCTATGGCGCGAGTTCGATGGCCGGCACGATCAAGATGGTCACCAACAAGCCCGACATGGGCAGCACCTATGGCGCGGTCGACCTGGAACTGAACCAGGTCCAGCACGGCGCAATGGGCGGCATCGCCGAAGGCTTCCTCAACCTGCGCCTGTCCGACATGGCGGCGGCGCGCCTTGTCGCGTGGTATCGCCATGACGGCGGCTATATCGACAATATTCCCGGCTGCCGGACCTATCCCAGTTCGGGCATCGAGCAATGCAACGATGCCTATGCGAAGAAGGACTACAACGACGCCGATACCTATGGCGCGCGTCTCGCGCTGGGCATCGATCTCGACGACAGCTGGACCCTGCGCCCGACCGTGATGGGCCAGGTGCAGAAGGTGCACGGCACCTTCGCGCAGGAACGCAGCAGCGCCGTCACCAAGGATTACCAGACGGTCCAGTACAATTACGAATACAGCCACGACAACTGGGTGCAGGCCGCGCTGACCATCGAAGGCAAGATCGGCAACTGGGATCTCGTCGCGACCGGCGGCCATCTGTGGCGCGACGACGAGACCTTCCAGGATTATTCCGACTACGCGTTCTTCTACGACAGCTACTATCACTCGCTCGACCCGACCTCGGGCTATCTCGTCTACGACAATGACGGCAACCAGATCAGCCCGAACCAGTACATCATCGGCAGCGACCGCTATCGCAAGATGTTCGGCGAGCTGCGCGTCAGTTCTCCCGCGGATTCGCCGATCCGCTTCATCGGCGGCGTATTCGGCCAGCGCCAGACGCACTTCATCACCCAGCACTACATCATCGACGATCTCGCCGACGATACCGAGGTGCCGGGCACGGTCGATAACATCTGGCTCACCGCCCAGAAGCGCGTGGACCGCGATCTCGCGGCCTTCGGCGAGCTCAGTTACGACCTGACCGACAAGCTGACCGTCACCGCCGGCGGGCGCGTCTACTGGTACAAGAACTCGCTCGAAGGGTTCTTCGGGTTCAACAATCCCGGCTTCAGCGGCAATCCGCAGTATCTGTGCCAGGGTCCGTCGACCGTCGACGGCGCTCCGTGCAACAATCTCGACAAGGATACCTCGGACACGGGCTTCATCCACAAGCTCAACGCGACCTACAAGATCACGCCCGACGTGCTGGTCTATGCGACCTGGTCGCGCGGCTTCCGTCCGGGCGGCATCAACCGGCGCGGCTCGCTCGCGCCTTACGGCCCGGACACGCTCGACAATTATGAAATCGGCTGGAAGACGCAGTTCGGCCCGGTCACCTTCAACGGCGCGATCTTCCAGGAGGACTGGAACCACATCCAGCTCTCGTTCCTCGGCGCTAACGGCCTGACCGAAGTGCGCGACGCCGGCATCGCCCGGATCCGCGGGATCGAGGGCGATCTGACCTATCATCAGGGTGGTCTGACGCTAAGCGCCAGTGGCAGTTACAACGATGCCAAGATCACGAAGGATTTCTGCCCCGTCGCCAATCCTGACTTCGACTGTTCACCGGATATACCGTTGGCTCCGGCTGGCACGCAACTGCCGGTCACACCGAAGATCAAGGGTACCGCGCTCGCGCGCTACGAATTCCCGCTTGGGGATAGCATGAAAGCGCATATCCAGTTCGCGGTCAGCCACACCGGCAAGCGCCGCAACGATTTGCGGACCCTGATCAACCCGATCCTCGGCAATCTGCCCGCCTACACCACGGCCGATGCGAGCTTCGGGATCGACTTCGGCGATTACCGCGCCGAATTGTTCGCGACCAATCTGTTCGGATCGAAGGGCGTGATCAACAGCTCCACCCAATGCGCGGAAACCATCTGCGGCGACGTCGGCGATTTCGCGCCCGGCGGCGGCGTGTTCTATGATACGCTGATCAAGCCGCGGGTTGTGGGCGTCAAGGTGGGGGCGAACTTCTAG
- a CDS encoding sulfotransferase, producing MASLSETPTEAVARLRAATVRDKRDAQAWRLLAGALRAAGEDGDAAEAELMAVRATAFDPQMIAIASAMVRNDLAQAEARLRERLRIQPTDVAAIRLMAELAARIGRYADSEKLLRRALELAPGFVAARANLALVLNRQQRFADALVELDALSLASEGAEDLMANRTLRAAVLGRTGDYEEAAALYEELARAFPRHARTWMSYGHVLKTIGRQEGAVAAYRTAIDCQSDLGEAWWSLANLKTVRFDEADVAAMEAALARQPQPSEDDRLHLHFALGKAYGDREQAEASFRHYAAGNALRSAQIGHDPAMVTAQVDQAIAIFTPEFFAARAGQGDPSPDPIFILGLPRAGSTLIEQILSSHSQVEGTMELPDIPALALREGRALGAGPRDWIGAAAKMDAAKLAALGAEFLERTRVQRKTQRPFYIDKLPNNWSYAGFIHLILPNAKIIDARRHPLDCCFSNFRQHFAKGQGFAYDLDHIGRYYADYARAMDHLDQVLPGRVHRVIHERLLDDPEGEVRALLAYLDLPFEDGCLAFHANTRAVRTASSEQVRRPINRDGVDAWRPYAEWLDPLTRALGDVTESYALRIG from the coding sequence ATGGCGAGCCTCTCCGAAACCCCCACCGAAGCGGTGGCCCGGCTGCGCGCGGCGACCGTGCGTGACAAGCGCGATGCGCAGGCGTGGCGCCTGCTGGCCGGCGCGCTGCGGGCGGCGGGCGAGGATGGCGACGCGGCCGAGGCCGAGCTGATGGCGGTGCGCGCCACCGCTTTCGACCCACAGATGATCGCGATCGCCTCGGCGATGGTCCGGAACGACCTTGCGCAGGCCGAGGCCCGCTTGCGCGAACGACTGCGGATACAGCCGACCGACGTCGCGGCGATCCGCCTGATGGCAGAACTGGCCGCGCGGATCGGGCGCTATGCGGATTCGGAGAAGCTGCTGCGCCGCGCGCTGGAACTCGCGCCGGGCTTCGTCGCCGCGCGCGCGAACCTCGCGCTGGTGCTCAACCGCCAGCAGCGCTTCGCCGATGCACTGGTCGAGCTCGACGCGCTGTCGCTCGCAAGCGAAGGCGCCGAGGATCTGATGGCCAACCGCACCTTGCGCGCGGCGGTGCTGGGCCGGACCGGCGATTACGAAGAAGCGGCGGCGCTCTACGAGGAACTCGCCCGCGCTTTCCCCCGGCACGCGCGGACTTGGATGAGCTATGGCCATGTGCTCAAGACCATCGGCCGGCAGGAAGGGGCGGTTGCCGCCTATCGCACCGCGATCGATTGCCAAAGCGATCTCGGTGAAGCGTGGTGGAGCCTCGCCAACCTCAAGACCGTGCGCTTCGACGAAGCGGATGTGGCCGCGATGGAAGCCGCGCTCGCGCGGCAGCCCCAGCCGTCCGAGGACGACCGCCTCCATCTCCATTTCGCGCTCGGCAAGGCTTACGGCGACCGCGAGCAGGCCGAGGCGTCGTTCCGCCACTATGCCGCCGGCAATGCGTTGCGCAGCGCGCAGATCGGCCACGATCCCGCCATGGTCACGGCCCAGGTCGATCAGGCGATCGCGATTTTCACGCCCGAATTCTTCGCCGCCCGCGCGGGGCAGGGCGATCCCTCGCCCGATCCGATCTTCATCCTCGGTCTGCCGCGCGCGGGCTCGACCCTGATCGAGCAGATCCTCTCCAGCCACTCGCAGGTCGAGGGTACGATGGAACTGCCCGATATTCCGGCGCTTGCCTTGCGCGAGGGCCGCGCGCTGGGCGCGGGGCCGCGCGACTGGATCGGCGCGGCCGCGAAGATGGACGCGGCAAAGCTTGCCGCGCTCGGCGCGGAATTCCTCGAACGCACGCGCGTCCAGCGCAAGACCCAGCGGCCGTTCTACATCGACAAACTGCCCAACAACTGGTCCTATGCCGGCTTCATCCATCTGATCTTGCCCAATGCGAAGATCATCGATGCGCGGCGCCATCCGCTCGATTGCTGCTTCTCCAATTTCCGCCAGCATTTCGCCAAGGGCCAGGGCTTCGCCTACGATCTCGATCATATCGGCCGCTATTATGCGGATTATGCGCGGGCGATGGACCATCTCGACCAGGTGTTGCCCGGGCGGGTCCACCGGGTGATCCACGAGCGCCTGCTCGACGATCCCGAGGGCGAGGTGCGCGCGTTGCTCGCCTATCTCGACCTGCCGTTCGAAGACGGCTGCCTTGCCTTCCACGCCAACACCCGCGCGGTGCGCACCGCCTCGAGCGAGCAGGTGCGCCGGCCGATCAACCGCGACGGGGTCGATGCCTGGCGCCCCTATGCGGAGTGGCTCGATCCACTCACGCGGGCGCTCGGTGACGTTACGGAAAGCTACGCTTTGCGAATTGGCTGA